A genomic window from Nicotiana sylvestris chromosome 11, ASM39365v2, whole genome shotgun sequence includes:
- the LOC104245117 gene encoding ABC transporter C family member 10-like — MDFLNTFCGKSFDACLNHTFLLSVDSLLLIILLVVLACNVVSLRKFLCQSKCRRVSKLSICSVVFNGCLGLGYIVLGAWKLKEQLHDQEYQTFLPLHRWLAFLVHGITWLFVSSIISLYKQQLFLIVKLYSILALLLAGFLCITSVWKCINYDHVIGGEVIVDALSLLGAILLICSGFKESDEYGNYEGIDLCDETFYKPLQCEDGISNETTPFANAGFLGKFSFWWLNPLMQKGKKKTLEDEDVPQLRSADGAGTCFNLFNEQLNILKRKDPLRKPSILMALLLCQQKEIFISGIFALIKTLTLTTGPLFLHTFIEVSEGKEAFKYEGYALTAGFFLAKCSESLAQRQWCFRSRLIGLQVKSSLTAAIFQKQLQVSNAAKTTHSPGQIMNYVTVDAHKIGEFPFWFHQIWTTILQLVLVLCLIYYSIGVAASAALVIVILIVLVNSPLAKLQLKYQINLMIAQDKRLKAITEALTHMKVLKLYSWEKHFLNEINKLRSEETKWLSLVQTQKGYYLILFWSSPILVSSATFVACYLFGVPLNVSNVFTFLASLNLLQDPIRRIPDVVGAFIEAKVSLSRIVKFLEEPDMDRRDHMKQSPDDLNIYIKCTDVSWEMNSLNPALRDINLEIKHGEKVAVCGEVGSGKSTLMSLILGEVPYINGTVKVYGKTAYVSQTAWIQTGTIKENILFGSNMEPQRYRQALVKSSLVKDLEMLPFGDLTEIGERGNNLSGGQKQRVQLARALYQDADIYLLDDPFSAVDAHTSTNLFNDYVMGALSGKTVLLVTHQVEFLPTFDSILLISCGKILKSGTFDELLSQSEEFQELVNAQKTPSGPKCEEIYATKRPKVAEIEINNVSSDECGVVSLKGDQLIKAEEREVGDAGMKPYIQYLKHYKGFLYFSLAVIAHTMFVVGQYIQSYKLATDLQNSSVSRLKLITVYTIIGLSLLLFLLLRSLLTVKLGLGASKSIFCTLSSSLFFAPMSFFDSTPFGRILSRVSSDLSTVDIELPFLINFTVGSIIISYSTYVILCFLAPEVLLAIVLMIYVTILVQRYYNASAKELMRLNGTTKSLVANHLAESISGITTIRSFGQEGRFFVKNLEFIDKNARPFFHTFSATEWLILLLEIMCAVIMSSWMLGMTSLHIGSSVSGLIGMAFSYGLSLNAVLVWSVQCECTIANSIISVERLEQYMRLPSEATEVGRSNHTLPGWPTRGKVEIRDLKVRYRPNGPLVLQGISCTFEGGQKIGVVGRTGSGKTTLISALFRLVEPTDGKIIIDDRDISTLRLHDLRSRIGIIP, encoded by the exons ATGGATTTCTTAAATACCTTTTGTGGGAAATCCTTTGATGCATGTCTCAATCATACTTTTCTGTTATCTGTTGATTCCCTACTGTTGATCATCCTGTTAGTTGTACTAGCTTGTAATGTAGTATCATTGAGGAAGTTTTTATGTCAATCAAAATGTCGTCGAGTTTCTAAGTTATCGATTTGTTCAGTCGTTTTTAATGGATGTTTGGGCTTAGGATACATAGTTTTGGGAGCATGGAAGCTTAAAGAGCAACTCCATGATCAAGAATATCAGACTTTTCTGCCTCTACATCGTTGGCTCGCGTTTCTTGTCCATGGAATTACATGGCTATTTGTAAGTTCAATCATAAGCCTATACAAGCAGCAACTTTTCCTTATAGTTAAGCTTTATTCAATCCTTGCCTTGTTATTAGCAGGATTTCTTTGCATAACATCTGTGTGGAAATGTATTAATTATGACCATGTCATTGGAGGTGAAGTGATAGTAGATGCACTATCTTTATTAGGAGCCATTCTTTTGATCTGTAGTGGATTTAAGGAAAGTGATGAATATGGCAATTATGAAGGTATTGATCTTTGTGATGAGACATTTTATAAACCTTTACAATGTGAAGATGGAATTAGTAATGAAACTACTCCATTTGCAAATGCTGGATTTCTTGGAAAATTTTCATTTTGGTGGTTGAATCCATTAATGCAGAAAGGTAAAAAGAAGACTCTCGAGGATGAAGACGTTCCTCAGCTAAGATCAGCAGATGGAGCAGGAACATGTTTTAATCTGTTTAATGAGCAACTGAATATACTAAAAAGAAAAGATCCTTTAAGAAAACCTTCAATACTAATGGCATTACTCCTCTGCCAGCAGAAAGAAATTTTCATATCTGGGATCTTTGCTCTAATCAAGACATTAACGCTGACGACAGGACCATTATTTCTTCATACCTTCATTGAGGTTTCTGAAGGAAAAGAAGCTTTTAAGTATGAGGGCTACGCTCTAACAGCCGGTTTTTTCCTTGCAAAATGCTCGGAATCTCTAGCACAAAGGCAATGGTGCTTCAGGAGTAGACTGATCGGACTCCAAGTCAAATCATCGCTTACTGCAGCTATCTTTCAAAAACAACTCCAAGTCTCAAATGCTGCTAAGACAACTCATTCCCCTGGCCAAATAATGAACTATGTCACTGTAGATGCTCATAAAATAGGTGAATTTCCCTTTTGGTTTCATCAGATATGGACAACGATTCTTCAGCTCGTACTAGTTTTGTGTTTAATATACTATTCTATAGGGGTAGCTGCATCAGCAGCATTAGTGATTGTAATATTAATTGTACTAGTAAATTCTCCATTAGCCAAGTTGCAGCTTAAGTATCAGATTAACCTCATGATCGCGCAAGATAAAAGGCTAAAGGCCATCACAGAAGCGCTTACACATATGAAGGTTCTCAAGTTATATTCTTGGGAGAAACATTTCTTGAATGAGATAAACAAGTTGAGATCTGAGGAAACCAAGTGGCTATCATTAGTTCAAACACAAAAAGGATACTACCTTATACTCTTTTGGTCATCTCCCATTCTGGTTTCATCCGCCACTTTTGTAGCTTGTTACTTGTTTGGAGTTCCTCTCAATGTCAGCAatgttttcacatttttagcctCTTTAAATCTGCTTCAAGATCCCATTAGAAGAATCCCTGATGTTGTCGGGGCATTTATTGAAGCAAAGGTTTCGCTGTCAAGGATTGTGAAATTTCTAGAGGAACCTGACATGGATAGAAGGGATCACATGAAGCAAAGTCCGGATGATTTGAATATTTATATAAAGTGCACTGATGTTTCTTGGGAGATGAATTCTTTAAATCCCGCATTAAGGGACATAAATCTGGAGATTAAACATGGTGAAAAAGTGGCTGTTTGTGGTGAAGTCGGCTCAGGGAAATCTACGCTGATGTCTCTCATTCTTGGAGAAGTTCCATACATCAATGGCACT GTTAAGGTTTATGGAAAGACAGCTTATGTTTCTCAGACAGCATGGATTCAGACAGGAACCATAAAAGAAAACATACTTTTTGGATCCAATATGGAACCACAAAGGTATCGACAAGCTCTAGTAAAGAGTTCACTAGTGAAAGACTTGGAGATGCTTCCATTTGGTGATCTTACTGAGATAGGAGAAAGAGGTAACAATTTGAGTGGAGGCCAAAAGCAAAGGGTTCAACTAGCTCGCGCCCTTTATCAGGATGCAGATATTTACCTCTTGGATGATCCATTTAGTGCTGTAGACGCACACACCTCGACTAATCTTTTTAAT GATTATGTCATGGGAGCTTTATCAGGAAAAACTGTGCTGTTGGTAACACACCAAGTTGAATTTCTTCCAACATTTGATTCTATTTTG CTAATATCTTGTGGGAAGATCCTGAAATCTGGCACCTTTGATGAGTTGCTGTCACAAAGTGAGGAATTTCAGGAACTCGTCAACGCACAAAAAACTCCTTCCGGTCCAAAATGTGAAGAAATTTATGCTACTAAAAGACCTAAAGTTGCTGAGATAGAGATAAATAATGTTTCCTCCGATGAATGTGGTGTAGTTTCTCTAAAAGGAGATCAATTAATCAAGGCAGAAGAACGAGAAGTAGGAGACGCAGGAATGAAGCCATACATTCAATATCTAAAGCATTACAAGGGATTCTTGTATTTCTCCTTGGCAGTCATTGCTCACACAATGTTTGTAGTTGGACAGTATATACAAAGCTACAAGCTGGCTACTGACCTTCAAAATTCCAGTGTTAGCAGATTAAAGCTAATCACTGTCTACACAATCATTGGTTTAAGTTTACTACTCTTTCTGCTTTTAAGATCTTTATTGACAGTAAAGCTGGGACTTGGTGCGTCAAAATCGATTTTCTGTACACTGTCAAGCTCTCTTTTCTTTGCTCCAATGTCTTTTTTTGACTCAACACCTTTTGGAAGAATACTTAGTCGG GTATCTTCAGATTTAAGCACTGTTGACATTGAGTTGCCTTTCTTGATAAACTTCACTGTTGGATCAATCATTATTTCATACTCTACCTACGTCATTTTGTGTTTTCTTGCTCCAGAGGTGCTGCTAGCCATCGTACTTATGATTTACGTTACTATATTAGTTCAG AGGTACTACAATGCTTCAGCAAAAGAGCTGATGAGATTAAATGGAACAACAAAGTCTTTAGTTGCCAACCATTTAGCTGAAAGCATTTCAGGAATAACGACGATCAGATCTTTTGGACAGGAAGGCCGTTTCTTTGTCAAgaacttggagtttattgataaaAATGCAAGGCCATTTTTTCATACTTTCTCAGCAACTGAATGGTTAATTCTACTTTTGGAGATAATGTGTGCGGTTATCATGTCCTCCTGGATGCTTGGCATGACGTCGCTTCACATAGGCTCTTCTGTATCTG GACTTATTGGAATGGCATTTTCCTATGGCCTATCACTAAATGCAGTCCTAGTTTGGTCTGTTCAATGTGAATGCACAATAGCAAATTCTATTATCTCTGTAGAAAGGTTAGAACAATACATGAGACTACCTAGTGAAGCAACTGAAGTAGGCCGAAGTAATCACACTTTACCTGGTTGGCCTACGCGTGGCAAAGTGGAAATTCGCGACCTAAAG GTGAGGTACAGGCCAAATGGTCCATTAGTTCTTCAAGGTATAAGTTGTACATTTGAAGGGGGACAAAAGATTGGGGTTGTAGGCAGAACAGGCAGTGGGAAAACAACTCTTATCAGTGCATTGTTTCGCCTCGTTGAACCTACAGATGGCAAGATCATCATTGATGACCGCGATATTTCAACACTTAGGCTTCATGATCTTAGGTCGCGTATTGGAATTATTCCATAA
- the LOC138868135 gene encoding ABC transporter C family member 10-like, protein MIKYGRIFLLKVLEKCQLREAVQGKETGLDSAVLQDGSNWSMGQRQLFCLGRALLKRSRILVLDEATASIDNATDAILQKIIRLEFVDCTVITVAHRIPTVMDYTKVLAISDGKLVEFDEPKKLISKDGSLFGELVKEYWARAEK, encoded by the exons ATGATCAAATATGGAAG AATTTTCTTGTTGAAGGTTCTTGAAAAATGCCAGCTTAGAGAGGCTGTTCAAGGAAAAGAAACGGGACTAGATTCCGCAG TTTTACAAGATGGATCAAACTGGAGCATGGGACAGCGACAATTATTCTGTCTTGGACGTGCACTGTTGAAGAGGAGCCGAATTCTAGTACTAGATGAAGCAACTGCATCCATTGACAATGCAACAGATGCAATTCTACAGAAAATAATCAGACTAGAATTTGTAGACTGCACGGTTATAACAGTTGCTCACAGAATTCCAACAGTAATGGATTACACAAAAGTTTTAGCAATAAGTGATG GGAAGTTGGTTGAGTTTGATGAGCCGAAGAAGCTGATAAGCAAAGATGGCTCATTATTTGGAGAGCTTGTAAAAGAGTACTGGGCTCGTGCTGAAAAGTGA